The following are from one region of the Aspergillus chevalieri M1 DNA, chromosome 1, nearly complete sequence genome:
- a CDS encoding F-box protein (COG:S;~EggNog:ENOG410PMBA;~InterPro:IPR001810,IPR036047;~PFAM:PF00646,PF12937;~go_function: GO:0005515 - protein binding [Evidence IEA]): MDFTPMDYTISTLPREIFWMLLDYLEPRDVIRCRSVSRFWNKAFRDPANLVPLMRKWFPLAKEVRELVHNQTLDTECTDVDDDGDYWRPTFDRIACRYDHLARGNPRSTQKFKLSDHFGASGERKWFPVQPWENHASHLMQRVDDLFYESSWTYEDGLLVLLSADDRCLVLVDLETDRRFMVPLIIRGKVIRRVRLQKRVLVVEWAEPKAFHWLNDSDGVHRHFASSFDVEGDSTSGWRVIPRNEWKIMFLGHPLSERDRFFSSHSKTHYVIYIWQPNRSLYTADEDAPIESLMVWDISKPSSYRPSLDPTGCLRVPGQDTGPEQVTRLGFRELGFLSVRQRGLPAIQRLEVTGDAQAIEITENICTGPMDRLVGPAEWTSEVQITSIPLIGEGPCLRRTLTDVKFPPYRGSNGLQTKPLAFAACDEPWYTIVSETIDEQAQCENSVFGCYFEAW; this comes from the exons ATGGATTTCACCCCAATGGATTATACTATATCCACCCTACCCCGGGAAATATTCTGGATGCTCCTGGATTACTTAGAGCCCCGAGATGTCATCCGCTGTCGCAGTGTATCTCGCTTCTGGAACAAAGCCTTCAGAGACCCTGCTAATCTGGTTCCGTTAATGCGGAAATGGTTCCCGTTGGCGAAGGAAGTTCGGGAGCTAGTACATAACCAAACTCTGGATACTGAGTGTACGGacgtcgatgatgatggtgattaCTGGCGCCCGACATTCGACCGCATAGCCTGCAGATACGACCATCTCGCTCGGGGCAATCCCAGATCGACCCAGAAGTTCAAACTGAGCGATCACTTCGGCGCCTCTGGCGAGAGAAAATGGTTCCCGGTGCAGCCGTGGGAAAACCATGCTAGTCACTTGATGCAGCGAGTTGACGATTTATTTTACGAGTCTTCATGGACATATGAGGATGGTCTGCTGGTGCTTCTAAGCGCTGATGATCGTTGTCTGGTGCTCGTGGACTTGGAGACGGATAGGAGGTTCATGGTCCCGCTTATCATCAGGGGGAAGGTGATACGAAGAGTGCGTCTACAGAAACGGGTCCTTGTGGTTGAATGGGCAGAGCCGAAAGCCTTCCACTGGCTGAATGACTCGGACGGTGTACATCGCCATTTTGCTTCCTCGTTTGACGTAGAGGGAGATTCGACCAGTGGGTGGAGAGTGATACCCCGGAATGAATGGAAGATTATGTTCCTCGGCCACCCGCTCAGCGAACGAGATCGATTCTTTTCCTCCCACAGTAAAACCCATTACGTGATATACATATGGCAGCCCAACCGCAGCTTATACACTGCAGATGAGGACGCACCCATCGAATCACTCATGGTATGGGATATCTCGAAACCATCTTCATATCGACCATCTCTAGACCCGACAGGCTGCCTACGAGTCCCCGGTCAAGACACCGGCCCGGAACAAGTCACCCGCCTGGGTTTCAGAGAACTAGGCTTTCTCTCCGTGCGACAGCGCGGCCTTCCAGCTATCCAACGGCTAGAAGTCACAGGCGACGCGCAAGCAATCGAAATCACCGAGAACATCTGCACAGGACCAATGGACAGACTCGTTGGCCCGGCGGAATGGACGTCAGAAGTGCAAATCACCAGTATCCCCTTAATTGGCGAAGGACCCTGTCTGAGACGAACATTAACAGATGTTAAATTCCCTCCCTATCGTGGGAGCAACGGCTTACAAACAAAACCActtgcttttgctgcttgcGATGAGCCTTGGTATACGATCGTCTCGGAGACGATTGATGAACAAGCTCAA TGTGAGAACTCCGTCTTCGGATGTTACTTTGAAGCCTGGTGA
- the ATP3 gene encoding F1F0 ATP synthase subunit gamma (BUSCO:EOG09263TQ5;~COG:C;~EggNog:ENOG410PH2F;~InterPro:IPR023632,IPR000131,IPR035968;~PFAM:PF00231;~go_component: GO:0045261 - proton-transporting ATP synthase complex, catalytic core F(1) [Evidence IEA];~go_function: GO:0046933 - proton-transporting ATP synthase activity, rotational mechanism [Evidence IEA];~go_process: GO:0015986 - ATP synthesis coupled proton transport [Evidence IEA]) — translation MFSRAAVRPAVKAGSAVLTRTAPANAANFATLREIEGRLKSIKNIEKITNTMKIVASTRLTRAQKAMDESRVYGQTSNTVFENAETKPLEDKKTLIVVASSDKGLCGGIHSGLAKATRRILGENPNAEIVVLGEKAKAQLARTNPEHIVLSFANVCKDIPTFADAQAIADQIALLPGEYASVKVLYNHFVNAQSYEPQTIEAYSEEAITQSPNISAFEVNDEVLANLREYSLANNLFWAMAEGHACEISARRNAMENASKNAGEMINKFQILYNRQRQAAITGELVEIITGATASADM, via the exons ATGTTCTCCCGCGCCGCTGTTCGTCCGGCCGTCAAGGCCGGCAGTGCCGTTCTCACCCG CACTGCGCCCGCCAACGCCGCCAACTTCGCGACTCTGCGTGAAATTGAGGGCCGTCTCAAGTCGATTAAGAACATCGAGAAGATCACCAACACCATGAAGATCGTTGCCTCGACTCGTCTTACCCGTGCCCAGAAGGCCATGGACGAATCGCGTGTCTACGGTCAAACCTCCAACACTGTCTTCGAGAACGCCGAAACCAAGCCCCTCGAGGACAAGAAGACTTTGATCGTCGTCGCCAGCTCCGACAAGGGTCTCTGTGGTGGTATCCACTCCGGTCTGGCTAAGGCTACCCGCCGTATCCTGGGAGAGAACCCTAATGCCGAGATTGTTGTGCTCGGAGAGAAGGCCAAGGCCCAACTGGCCCGTACCAACCCCGAGCACATCGTTCTGAGCTTCGCCAACGTCTGCAAGGACATTCCCACCTTCGCTGATGCCCAGGCCATCGCCGACCAGATCGCCCTGCTGCCTGGCGAGTACGCTAGCGTCAAGGTCCTGTACAACCACTTCGTCAACGCTCAGAGCTACGAGCCTCAGACCATCGAGGCCTACTCTGAGGAAGCTATCACCCAGTCCC CCAACATCTCTGCTTTCGAGGTTAACGACGAGGTCCTGGCCAACCTCCGCGAATACTCCCTTGCCAACAACCTGTTCTGGGCTATGGCTGAAGGCCACGCCTGCGAAATCTCG GCTCGTCGTAACGCAATGGAG AACGCCTCGAAGAACGCTGGTGAGATGATCAACAA GTTCCAGATCTTGTACAACCGTCAGCGTCAAGCCGCCATTACCGGTGAACTGGTTGAAATTATTACCGGTGCCACCGCCAGTGCTGACATGTAG
- a CDS encoding DnaJ domain protein (COG:O;~EggNog:ENOG410PQ5F;~InterPro:IPR001623,IPR036869;~PFAM:PF00226) has product MMPTTEIINHYEVLEVPFHATLKDINHSYKRLALKHHPDKAVDGDVDKFQQIQAAAETLRDPYRRKKHDQDLRSQRIRQAYAAGPNAAGRGGRGFYTKWMPRTFGTQSKAEFHYMYSYANSVHMNPYSRESREEMERIEREKRIDEMLRARGHVSAEDVLRQFEQKGREAEEQRPEKKRRHQEAYRAGVERDPDESEDDEGPIKGEGKEKCAEETKEEDHGEEQKVELKGEFGEQYEEEHGIEHGEELGQDKKVQQAESCPASPVDEAEPKGHGNEEEDNRSSNFSGEVSSEYGTAQESEYLHSDEDDDSSSHHKSTIDEDDITMFFDCAEDKSSRINTAETTDTNSSEEESETSDEEVEHEDNRVNDYNCKFANTSSLLGPFIPHFMAKLNDPSGKYTEQDLQIELRGIVMEAYCGWLKDQCATFSAAKPQPEPSPFTGACLHLGYWKKEFERPECEVCHRWKPIFTLICPGCGIKACVGCKFQG; this is encoded by the exons ATGATGCCTACAACCGAAATAATCAATCACTACGAGGTCCTGGAGGTCCCTTTCCACGCAACCCTCAAGGACATCAACCATTCCTACAAACGACTCGCCTTGAAGCACCACCCAGACAAAGCGGTAGATGGCGACGTCGACAAGTTCCAACAG ATCCAAGCAGCTGCCGAAACCCTCCGCGACCCCTACCGCCGCAAAAAACACGACCAGGACCTCCGCTCCCAACGCATCAGACAAGCCTATGCAGCAGGCCCCAATGCCGCAGGCCGTGGCGGCAGAGGCTTCTACACAAAATGGATGCCGCGCACCTTCGGGACGCAAAGTAAAGCGGAATTTCACTACATGTACAGCTATGCAAACAGCGTGCATATGAACCCTTACTCTAGGGAGTCGAGGGAGGAGATGGAGCGGattgagagggagaagagaatTGATGAGATGTTGAGGGCGAGGGGACATGTTTCTGCTGAGGATGTGCTAAGGCAGTTTGAACAGAAGGGGAgggaggctgaggagcagcggccggagaagaagaggaggcaTCAGGAGGCTTATAGGGCGGGGGTTGAGCGTGATCCGGATGAGtctgaagatgatgaggggCCGATTAAGGGAGAGGGTAAAGAGAAGTGTGCAGAGGAGACTAAAGAAGAGGATCATGGTGAGGAACAGAAGGTTGAACTTAAGGGGGAGTTTGGAGAACAGTATGAAGAGGAGCATGGAATCGAACATGGGGAGGAGCTTGGGCAGGATAAGAAGGTGCAGCAGGCTGAATCTTGCCCTGCATCACCTGTGGATGAAGCTGAACCCAAAGGCCATGgaaacgaggaagaagacaacCGTTCCTCAAATTTCTCAGGAGAAGTGTCATCAGAGTATGGCACCGCACAAGAAAGCGAATACTTGCATTccgacgaagacgacgacaGTTCCTCCCACCACAAATCCACcatcgacgaagacgatATCACCATGTTCTTTGACTGCGCCGAAGATAAATCCTCTCGAATCAACACTGCCGAAACCACCGATACCAACTCCTCCGAGGAAGAATCCGAAACGAGCGACGAGGAAGTCGAACATGAGGACAACCGCGTCAACGACTACAACTGCAAGTTCGCCAACACATCCAGCCTCCTGGGCCCCTTCATCCCGCACTTCATGGCCAAGCTCAACGACCCCAGCGGAAAGTACACAGAACAGGACCTTCAGATCGAACTCCGCGGCATAGTCATGGAAGCCTACTGCGGCTGGCTGAAGGATCAGTGTGCTACCTTTTCCGCTGCAAAGCCTCAGCCTGAGCCATCTCCTTTTACCGGTGCTTGTTTGCATCTCGGATATTGGAAGAAAGAGTTCGAGCGTCCCGAGTGTGAGGTGTGTCACCGGTGGAAGCCAATTTTCACGCTCATTTGTCCTGGTTGTGGAATCAAGGCGTGCGTGGGATGCAAGTTTCAGGGCTAG